The nucleotide window AACAGCGGATCAAGAAAAACCGATAGATGTTGATAATGACGACGAATGGGATAGAGCTTTGAAAGACTGGGAACAAAAGCAGGGAACAAACTATGTGAAATAGTTAGGGTATACTGAaatgactttttttttgttttttcgcTCGCCATTTTTGTTCATTGGCGAAGGTGCCAGCCTTCTTaattaaagaaaaactGACGGTTGATGACAGGcaatcaaagaaacaaaaggACAGAAATGCTAGGGGGATGCCGGTATTAGGCATGGTTTGTGATCTACACAGTGCTTCGTTGCATTGTGGTCTTCAGCATCAATTTGATGGCTGGATCAGGcgttctcttttttttcacccGCATTAACGATCCGGCGAGCAATTAATTATTGATGTAGGTTCACTAGCTATATAACATGGTTACGCTTCAGTCCCAAAATTTGCTATTGCCAATACTTTATTTCTACATCATACAATCAGTGAATACAATGCctagaaaatttttgggtCAAAGAATCCTACCCGATGTGGATTTTGTTAGACCCTCCTCGCTGACATTGACAAACGAAGAATTGGATCAATTACCGCTCATACCACAAGattatgatgaagatgaagttCTCAGTCCTGGAAAACTTCCACAAAGACGGATTGGTAAGTTTGGAGGGACCATTAGAATCAAGAAACGGTTAGACTCGGTTCCCGAATTGTTCCTACATGATTTTAAGAAAAGGCCACataaaaaaggaaatgaaaaggttAAAAAAGTCATAAAAGTGATAAAAGCAGAGAAGGAGACATTGCCATCACTTCCTGTCCTTGTGGAGGATCATTGCGAACCATTGGGGCTCGATGATAAAATAAATAGCATATTCGTCTCAAATCCCATTATTTTACCAATACAGGTCGCCAATGACTATAAAAACGCAGTATTCATGCATAGCCAGGACTCGAGAAGTACTAATGAGATTTTATATGATGAGATACTTGAATCTTACGCTTCACAAACAGTTCACACATCTTCGAATGTCctaaaagatgaaattgagAGGGTCGTTGACAATAtcaagaaacagaaaaacaATCCCGGTATATCACCAAAAATTGTGAATTCTGATTTGCAATCgtcttttttcagttcACCTGAATCACCATCGTTGCTACCTCCATCTCCACCGATGCTTGAAAGGATATCAAGTCCGGAATATACTGGGACAAG belongs to Zygotorulaspora mrakii chromosome 1, complete sequence and includes:
- the DSE3 gene encoding Dse3p (similar to Saccharomyces cerevisiae DSE3 (YOR264W); ancestral locus Anc_8.713); amino-acid sequence: MVTLQSQNLLLPILYFYIIQSVNTMPRKFLGQRILPDVDFVRPSSLTLTNEELDQLPLIPQDYDEDEVLSPGKLPQRRIGKFGGTIRIKKRLDSVPELFLHDFKKRPHKKGNEKVKKVIKVIKAEKETLPSLPVLVEDHCEPLGLDDKINSIFVSNPIILPIQVANDYKNAVFMHSQDSRSTNEILYDEILESYASQTVHTSSNVLKDEIERVVDNIKKQKNNPGISPKIVNSDLQSSFFSSPESPSLLPPSPPMLERISSPEYTGTSASDRWSSDDDFSDFGSIVPSLVNEEGYTTAAGSIRSAYQLKHENPAKNMLQHPNGKTMVPVKTQHTFVRPMIMYISDEEHEEHEENEENEEHKNYKETEENEEHSRIYATQDASVEDLSQMSISSPLDSIMALQSKIDAIDI